In the Magnetospira sp. QH-2 genome, one interval contains:
- a CDS encoding CHASE domain-containing protein, translating to MSNRDPWWEYNRTVQTLGVAFAYALTGHLGLLFATPPGYATPIWPASGIALGAFLLFGARIWPGVFLGSFLVHVWIGFDPSSFANLLVPLGIGLGATLQAALGAFLIRRFAGFPNALASEGEILRFYLWAAMSCSISTAIGTTALLIAHVIPASGFLINAGTWWIGDVMGVLIVTPLVLTWLARPREYWRNRQAMITVSLTASLLVSVLMVAFGAKWERERLVLKFDRYATDLASALNKNLAGYMGVLRSLQSYYVASQKIERREFQAFVAQSLIDYPAIRALSWNPLIPDPERERFEREIRQEGFPTFKITEQDDDGNFIPAARRPHYAAIQFIEPLAINENVLGYDASSDPVRRKALEQARDLGHPAVTGPTTLIQETGDQVGVVVFLPVYRYGLPNHTAADRRDYLAGYMAAVLHIEEMMHGFMADKKDDGIMHRLIDPSASSGNQILFRCQESIDTRLPMALESGFSRSQPLLHKTVAVPFGGRQWDLEITATQEYLAGNRVAHTWLTLTVGLLLTSAIGAFALLISGRNLQLRRLVAERTRERDRTRNHMELVLGSAGDGICGMDRDGNTTFANPAALRIIGLSESELVGRRQHDILHHSREDGTPYPADECPVHATLDDGEIRHVEDDVFWRTDGSSFPVEYTCTPIKAGDDVTGAVVVFRDIADRKRAEKALAASNKELQSFAYALSHDLKEPLRMISSYLGLINKRLGREKQQEVSEFMGYAVDGAQRMSRMISDLVHYSRVDSEAADLIVVSMPKVLQQALGNLSVAIDEKAARIDLPPDLPDVLGDHSQLVRVFQNLIGNGLKYHHPERAPVIEISVARDNGQWTWAVRDNGIGIDPEHFERIFGVFQRLHGQGQYEGMGIGLAVVKRIIERHGGHIWVQSEPDKGSTFLFTLPPVDS from the coding sequence ATGAGCAACCGGGATCCATGGTGGGAATACAATAGGACCGTGCAGACCCTGGGGGTCGCGTTTGCCTATGCCCTGACCGGCCATCTCGGTCTCTTGTTTGCGACACCACCCGGTTATGCCACGCCCATTTGGCCCGCCTCGGGCATTGCCTTGGGCGCCTTCTTGCTGTTCGGCGCGCGGATCTGGCCAGGGGTGTTCCTGGGATCCTTCCTGGTCCATGTTTGGATCGGATTCGACCCATCCTCTTTCGCCAATCTGCTTGTGCCACTGGGGATCGGCCTGGGGGCCACCTTGCAAGCCGCGCTCGGTGCCTTTCTGATCCGGCGCTTCGCGGGGTTTCCCAATGCTCTGGCCAGCGAGGGGGAGATCCTGCGGTTTTACCTCTGGGCCGCGATGAGTTGTTCCATCAGCACCGCCATCGGCACCACGGCCTTGTTGATCGCGCACGTAATTCCAGCATCCGGGTTCCTGATCAATGCCGGAACCTGGTGGATTGGTGACGTCATGGGCGTTCTGATCGTCACGCCGTTGGTGCTGACCTGGTTGGCCCGGCCTCGGGAGTATTGGCGCAACCGACAGGCGATGATCACCGTATCGCTGACGGCGTCGCTGCTGGTTTCCGTTTTGATGGTCGCCTTCGGCGCCAAGTGGGAACGCGAGAGGTTGGTGCTGAAATTCGATCGCTACGCAACCGACCTCGCCAGTGCGCTGAACAAGAATCTTGCCGGTTATATGGGTGTCTTGCGGTCCTTGCAAAGCTACTACGTCGCATCGCAAAAGATCGAACGACGCGAGTTTCAAGCTTTTGTCGCCCAATCGCTAATCGATTATCCAGCCATTCGGGCCCTGTCATGGAATCCTCTCATTCCGGACCCGGAGCGAGAGAGATTCGAGCGGGAAATCAGACAAGAAGGCTTCCCCACCTTCAAGATCACGGAGCAGGACGACGACGGCAATTTCATCCCGGCAGCTCGACGGCCGCACTATGCGGCGATTCAGTTTATTGAACCGTTGGCCATCAACGAAAACGTTCTGGGTTACGACGCCTCCTCCGATCCCGTCCGCCGCAAGGCGCTGGAACAAGCCAGGGACCTGGGCCATCCGGCGGTGACCGGGCCGACGACCCTGATCCAGGAAACCGGGGATCAGGTGGGGGTCGTGGTCTTCCTGCCCGTATACCGTTACGGCCTTCCCAACCATACGGCGGCGGACCGGCGCGACTACTTGGCGGGATACATGGCGGCCGTTTTGCATATCGAAGAAATGATGCACGGCTTCATGGCGGACAAAAAAGACGATGGCATCATGCACCGTCTGATCGATCCTTCCGCTTCATCCGGCAACCAGATTCTGTTCCGATGCCAAGAATCCATTGATACCCGGTTGCCGATGGCATTGGAATCCGGGTTCTCGCGGTCGCAGCCCCTCTTGCACAAGACCGTGGCCGTTCCGTTCGGTGGTCGCCAATGGGATTTGGAGATTACCGCGACGCAGGAATACCTGGCCGGCAACCGTGTCGCGCACACATGGTTGACCCTGACCGTCGGGCTGCTGCTGACCAGCGCCATCGGCGCTTTTGCTTTGCTGATTTCGGGTCGAAACCTTCAACTGCGGCGATTGGTGGCGGAACGGACCCGGGAGCGCGACCGGACAAGGAATCATATGGAACTGGTGCTGGGTTCGGCGGGCGATGGGATTTGCGGCATGGATCGAGACGGCAACACCACCTTTGCCAACCCCGCGGCCCTGCGGATCATCGGCTTATCGGAATCGGAACTGGTCGGGCGGCGGCAACATGACATTCTTCATCACAGCCGGGAAGACGGCACCCCTTATCCCGCCGATGAGTGTCCGGTCCATGCCACCTTGGACGATGGCGAGATCCGCCATGTGGAAGACGATGTGTTCTGGCGGACCGATGGCTCGTCCTTTCCCGTCGAGTATACCTGCACGCCCATCAAGGCAGGCGACGACGTTACCGGCGCGGTGGTGGTTTTCAGGGATATTGCCGACCGCAAACGGGCCGAAAAAGCGCTGGCGGCCTCCAACAAAGAGCTACAGAGCTTCGCCTATGCCCTCTCCCACGACTTGAAAGAACCCCTGCGCATGATCAGCAGCTATCTGGGCCTGATCAACAAAAGACTGGGCAGGGAAAAACAGCAGGAGGTTTCTGAATTCATGGGCTACGCCGTGGATGGGGCCCAGCGCATGTCGCGCATGATCAGCGACCTTGTTCACTATTCCCGCGTGGACTCCGAAGCCGCTGACTTAATCGTGGTCTCCATGCCCAAGGTCTTGCAGCAGGCCTTGGGCAACCTATCGGTGGCCATTGACGAGAAAGCCGCCCGCATCGATCTTCCCCCTGATCTCCCCGATGTCCTCGGGGATCACAGCCAGTTGGTCCGTGTCTTCCAGAACTTGATTGGCAACGGCCTCAAGTACCATCATCCAGAGCGCGCCCCGGTGATCGAGATTTCCGTAGCCCGGGACAACGGCCAATGGACCTGGGCGGTTCGGGACAATGGGATCGGCATCGACCCGGAGCACTTTGAGCGGATTTTCGGTGTATTCCAACGCCTTCACGGTCAGGGTCAATACGAGGGCATGGGTATTGGCCTGGCGGTGGTGAAGCGGATCATCGAGCGCCACGGAGGACACATCTGGGTGCAAAGCGAGCCCGATAAAGGCAGCACCTTCTTGTTCACGCTTCCTCCCGTCGATTCTTAA
- a CDS encoding cold-shock protein: MATGIVKWFNATKGFGFIQPSDGSADAFVHISAVERSGLSDLREGQKVEFELISGRDGKMAAENLSLLD, encoded by the coding sequence ATGGCTACAGGTATCGTTAAGTGGTTCAACGCCACCAAGGGTTTCGGCTTTATTCAACCGTCTGACGGCTCCGCGGATGCCTTCGTGCATATCAGCGCCGTTGAGCGGTCGGGTCTTTCCGATTTGCGTGAAGGCCAGAAGGTCGAATTCGAACTGATCTCGGGCCGAGACGGCAAGATGGCGGCGGAGAATCTGTCTTTGTTGGACTGA